The following DNA comes from Frankia casuarinae.
CGTTGACGTGCTCTCCAGCCGGGACCGCCGGAGCTGGACGATCGAGCCGGCCGCGCTGCGCGCCCTGCCGCCCTGGGCCGACCCCGCGGGCGGCCTCGGCCCGGCTGCCGTCGGCGCCTTCGGCCACGGGTTCGTCATGTACTACGCGACGGCCGTGCGTGGCCTCGGCGTCCGCTGTATCTCCGCGGCGACCGCCGACTCCGCCGACGGTCCGTTCGTCGACACCTCCCTCGCGCCCTTCATCTGCCAGACCGCGGACGGCGGCAGCTCGGATCCGAGTCCCTTCGTTGACGAAGCCGGACGCGCCTACCTGGCCTGGGCAAGCCCCGGTGCGGGCGGCGGCTCGGACCGGAACCACGGCGCGCCGCCCACCCTGTGGGCGGCGCGGCTGCGGTCCGACGGACTCGTGCTCACCGGCGAACCCGCCGTCATGCTCCGCCCGAGCCTGTCCTGGCAGCAGGGGCGGATCTCGGCACCATCGATGATCTCAGCCCGCGGGCGTCACCATCTGCTCTATTCGGCCGCGTCGTCGCTCGGTGGACGGCAGGTGGTGGCGACCGCGTCGTGCAAAGGGCCGCTCGGGCCCTGCCTGCCGGCGGGCGAACCGATGCTGACCGGGGGAAAGGTCGGCTTCGGACCGAGCGGGGCCCATGCCTTCAC
Coding sequences within:
- a CDS encoding family 43 glycosylhydrolase, which encodes MAGEKGAGLAQGLIDFVRRQPAVVVIIIVLGGLYLARSGPGPGSRAVLVPGIEFSAPSLITRNRTTYAFGVDPDSPGTVDVLSSRDRRSWTIEPAALRALPPWADPAGGLGPAAVGAFGHGFVMYYATAVRGLGVRCISAATADSADGPFVDTSLAPFICQTADGGSSDPSPFVDEAGRAYLAWASPGAGGGSDRNHGAPPTLWAARLRSDGLVLTGEPAVMLRPSLSWQQGRISAPSMISARGRHHLLYSAASSLGGRQVVATASCKGPLGPCLPAGEPMLTGGKVGFGPSGAHAFTDARDRWWVGLHSWDSRPDGVYLPIGRFVVAPLDVTRDAVTLHVDSLVRGRVLDPDERDPPHERRRQHEDRVDGEDRMG